In the Populus trichocarpa isolate Nisqually-1 chromosome 1, P.trichocarpa_v4.1, whole genome shotgun sequence genome, aacaaataaaaacaaataaaaaagaaagaggacgacaattaaaaaaataaataggacaACTCTGAATTTTGGCTGACTCAACACGAATTTGaaggagaaaagagaggaaacagggggagtagaaaaaaaatccaaccccTGAGAATTGTGATACACGCATTGCCTCATCAGTTGCATTGTCACTAGATACTTCAGAAGACACGGTAGTTGGATCTTTTTAGCCTCCAGAAGACGCCACACAAGCCATCTAAAGGATGTGTgcacacgtttttttttttttattatttttatttgttagaagaCGTACTTACCACTAATTCAAatagattataattaaaaatataaacatgattaaaatatcaaaatacccttttacccattatttattttttttaacttgaaggGCAATGAAATAagtttactattttaaaaataaaataacataaaagctCCTCTTATCCTttaactttttgtttattttttatgagcaTTTATGTCCTTTAactgttaaaaaatattgataaactATTATACCCatgattaatttcataataccAAATGAATTTCCTAGTAAATACCATTTTATCCTTGTAGAATATACccccaattaattttataatatcaaatgaatttcatggaaaatatcattttacctaataaaaaaccatttgatTTTTGTAATGAAAGACAAAAATAGTATTTCACTATACTAATCCACATTAACATTGCAATGTGTCAAGCCCTTAGAAGTTTGAggggtttaggtttttttaatagaaattctttacttaataaataataaaaaagatataaatgtGAAAAAACCTGACCGTGGATAAGACCATACCATCCCTATATCAACTCAACGGTGTGAAACTATATAGTGCTTGCTTGCTAATAAAAACGGTAGGCAGTGATGGTGGATGACAACACCAAAAAGAGCAGGTCTCGTATGTGGAAAACAGGAGTGATCaagattagagagagagagagaggaaagtaGATTTTTACTTCAGatcccaaaaaaagaaaaaggagatatACTTTTGTCCTTACGCCATTGGGTCTCCTTAAAACACTAGAAGTTGTTCCCAGAGAGCCAGAGCGAACAAAGACAAATGGGGTTTTGGAGATCAGTTGTGGCAACTTGGTTTCTTCTTGTGGTTTTGTGGTTTTTGTGTTCTGTTGTAGTTGCTGATCCCGTGCCACGCTGTGAATTCCCTGCAATTTACAACTTTGGTGACTCAAACTCAGACACTGGTGGTATATCAGCTGCATTTGTGCCCATCTCTGCACCATATGGTGAGGCTTTCTTTCACAAACCTGCTGGCAGAGACTCTGATGGCCGCCTGATTATTGACTTTAtaggtaaagaaaagaaaaacatcccAGCAATGCAGCATCACACTTACATTTCTGTCTCACTTTCTTTATTGAGTGTTGTTAATTGGCtcaactatttatttatttatgcagcTGAGCGCTTGAAATTACCCTACTTGAGTGCGTACCTGAATTCAATTGGAACAAATTATAGGCATGGTGCAAATTTTGCCACAGGAGGATCAACCATCAGGAGGCAGAATGAGACCATATTTGAGTACGGGATTAGTCCTTTTGCTCTTGATATGCAGATTGTTCAATTTGATCAGTTCAAAGCTAGGACCACTGATCTCTACAATCAAGGTTCCTAATTTGAATCAAAATTCCCTCTCTTTAGACAGCCTATCATTTCATTGATATtgacatgtttttcttttcttcatgatGTTTGTTCAGTGAAAAGTACCCCAGATGCAGAAAAACTACCCAGGGCTGAGGAGTTCTCAAAGGCTCTTTACACATTTGATATAGGCCAAAATGATCTTTCTGTTGGTTTTAGAAAGATGAGTTTTGACCAGCTTCGTGCAGCAATGCCAGACATCGTTAACCAGTTGGCATCAGCTGTCCAAGTAAGTAGTGCTGCTGCATATGCTACGATGATTTCTGTTTACCAACATGTTTTTTCACACATTTTTGTAGCATTTATATGAACAAGGAGGGAGGGCATTCTGGATACACAACACAGGTCCAATTGGGTGCTTGCCTGTGAATCTATTCTATGTATCAAACCCAGCTCCTGGTTATCTTGATGAGCATGGCTGTGTCAAGGCTCAAAATGAAATGGCGATCGAGTTTAACAGCAAACTCAAGGAGAGAATTGTCAGATTAAAAGCTGAGCTCCCAGAAGCAGCAATAACATATGTGGATGTCTACTCTGCTAAGTATGGACTTATTAGCAATGCAAAGAACTTAGGTAATtgttaacatcattttttaactAGGTTAGACACAGTTCATCAAGCAAACCTCTTGTCAAGATTCACCATTAATGCTGTACGCACTTCAATTTGCAGGATTCGCTGATCCTCTAAAGGTCTGCTGTGGGTATCATGTGAATTTTGACCATATATGGTGTGGAAACAAAGGAAAAGTGAACGATTCTGTAGTCTATGGTGCCTCTTGTAAAGATCCATCAGTCTTCATAAGTTGGGATGGCGTTCACTATTCTCAGGCTGCAAACCAATGGGTTGCTGATCATACACAGAATGGTTCTCTGACAGACCCGCCAATTCCTGTTACTCAAGCATGTCGTCGGATGTGAGTGTAGCAAGCAATAGTCAAAACAAGGGGGTCTTAGTGTTGAAAGTGCCATTAATAGAGTAGCTTGTTGTCAAAACCTAAGGTGCAAGGGTAAGGTTGCCAGTGTCGGTGAGAGAAGTCGATCAAGACCTGGAGAACTTGTATCTCAACTAGAGAGAACAGATGAACAACGGgcaataaacaaatatttccGTACTCCATTAAGTTTCTTCTCATGGATGACTAGTTCAATTATGGACTAGACTCTAGAGTGAATGCTTGATGGTGATATTGAAAGCTTGATTATCTTTAATTACTTTCTATTTCGACAAGGCAGGAGTTTAGCTTGTAATCCTCTGGTTTCAAATCTTTCACGACTCTTCTTGGTTGCCCAGTGAGCTAGGCCCCTCTGCCCTGCCGTTGAACTCTCATTGTATttatgaaggaaaaataaaacaaattgaattcaTCCACATTCAACACCGTCTCAAGGCAAATTTAGCATGACCAGCCCTAGATCGGACCAGATTCAGAACTGCATTTAACCATTGGCGCTCAATAATTACTCACTTTTAAACCTTCATGGAGCAATCTTGGGTTCCCTAAAATCTAAATGTTCTGTTGCATCAATGACAAATTGACGACCAAAAACAGAGAACGGTGTAAGGAAAAGCCACTTCACTACAcaaccaaacaaataaatatggtACGTCTCTTTTCAAGGCATTGCCCCtttaggtcaaagaaagaagagaggtaAGAGGATGCAAGATGCATGGTCTGTATTACACTGCTACACAGGAGCTTTATTTA is a window encoding:
- the LOC7467652 gene encoding GDSL esterase/lipase At5g14450 is translated as MGFWRSVVATWFLLVVLWFLCSVVVADPVPRCEFPAIYNFGDSNSDTGGISAAFVPISAPYGEAFFHKPAGRDSDGRLIIDFIAERLKLPYLSAYLNSIGTNYRHGANFATGGSTIRRQNETIFEYGISPFALDMQIVQFDQFKARTTDLYNQVKSTPDAEKLPRAEEFSKALYTFDIGQNDLSVGFRKMSFDQLRAAMPDIVNQLASAVQHLYEQGGRAFWIHNTGPIGCLPVNLFYVSNPAPGYLDEHGCVKAQNEMAIEFNSKLKERIVRLKAELPEAAITYVDVYSAKYGLISNAKNLGFADPLKVCCGYHVNFDHIWCGNKGKVNDSVVYGASCKDPSVFISWDGVHYSQAANQWVADHTQNGSLTDPPIPVTQACRRM